The Variovorax sp. S12S4 genome includes the window TTGAACACCTCGGTCGTGATCCATCGCTTGAACGGCGTATTGGCCCAGTAGTCGCGCGCCGCAATGGGCCGGGTGATGCTGCGCAGTTCCTCGGGCAGGGCGGCCCAGATCATCACGAGGTCGGCGTGGCTCTGGTGATTGGCGAAATAGATGCGCTGCTCGGCCTTGGGCGGGCAGCCGTACCAGCGTGCCTGGGCCCCCGTGAGCAACCGGACGATTCCCAACAACAACCAACCTGTGAGCTTTGCCAGCATGGGCGCGATGATACGGGGCATGCGATGGCGTTTCGATCCTCTTTCTCTGGTGTGGGCGGTGGCCCTGTTCGTGGTTCTCGTGCTGCTGGCCACCGTCGGCGCGCGATGGGGCTGGCTGCGGAGTTTCTTCGGCGACGTGCTGGTCGTGGCGTGGGTCTATGTCGTCTTCAAGACCTTCATTGCCGCGCGCGTGCTGCCGTTGGCGCTGGCCGCGCTCGCGCTGGGCTTGGCGGTCGAGCTGGGCCAGTTCCTGGCATCGGCCTGGCACCTGCACATTCCGAACCGCGCCTTGCGCATCGTGCTCGGCAGTACGGCCGACTGGTGGGACGTGGTGGCCTACCTGATCGGCTTTGCGGCCGTCCTGGCCATCGAAGCGCTGTGCGGTGCAGTCAGGGCAACTCGGCCGACGGCATGCGCGCCACGATGGTCGAAGCCCGTCCGCTGAGGTAAGAAGACGAGCCCAGCCGGCGCTCGAAGAACTTGGGGCTGGGCAGCATCACCGCCAGACGCGCGGCCTCGCCGGCACTCAGGCGCGAGGCGGGTTTTCTGAAGTAGTACTGGGCGGCAGCCTCGGCACCGAACACGCCTTCGCCCCATTCGACATTGTTAAGATAGATCTCGAGGATGCGGCGCTTGTCGAGCAGCACCTCGAGCGTCATGGCGAGCACCAGTTCCTGGCCCTTGCGCAGCAGCGTGCGCTCGCCGGAAAGCAGCAGGTTCTTCGCGAGCTGCTGCGTGATGGTGGAACCGCCGCGCAACTGCACGGGTCGCACCGGCTTGCCGCGCGCAATGGCACGCGCCGCGCGCCGGGCCGCAAGCTCTTCGGCCTTGGCATTGCGCTGCCGCGCGCGTTCGATGGCTTCCCATTCCACGCCGTTGTGGTCGATGAAGTCGGCGTCCTCGCTGGCGATGACTGCCCGCTTGAGGTTGTCGCTGATCTGCGCGTAGGGCACCCACTCCTGGCGCCAGGCGCCCTTGCTGCCCTGGTGAATGGCGATCTGCCAGGCCTCGGAGCGCTGGAACGCCGTGCTCTGCGGAGCGATCACGGCCATGGCGGCAATGCGCGCCACGAAGAAAAGCTCGAGCGCCACCGCCGCGACCAGCAGGGACGCAATCAGCCGCAGCAGCCCCTTCATTGGCCGGCGGCGATTGAAGCGCGCAATTCGGCCAGCACCTGCGCAGCGGGCGGGCGCACGCCGCGCCAGGCCTCGAAGGCTTCGGCCGCTTGCTGGACCAGCATGCCGAGCCCATCGCGTCCCACAGCGCCGTGCGCTTCGGCCCAGGCAATGAAGCCGGCGGCGGCAGAGCCGTACATCAGGTCGACCGCGAGCGCGCCGGGGCGCAGCACCTGCGCACGCACCGGCACCGCATCGCCCGCAAGGCTGGAGGCGGTGGCGTTGATCACCACGTCGAAATTGCCGGGTACTTCGTCGAGCGCCCACGCTTCGAGCGTGGCGCCGTGGCGCAAGGCCAAGGCCGCATGGCGCTGCACCAGGGCCATGGCTTTGCCGACGGTCCGGTTGGCCACCACGATGCGCGAGGCGCCCGCATCGAGCAGCGGCCCGAGCACGCCCGCGGCAGCGCCGCCCGCGCCGATGAGCAGCAGTTCGCTGCCGGCCAACGGCACGGCGGCGTTGCGCACGATGTCGTTGACCAGGCCGATGCCGTCGGTGTTGTCGGCATGAACGCTGCCGTCCGCTTCGAAGCGCAGCATGTTCACCGCTTGCGCGAGCAGGGCGCGTTCGCTGGTGTGCTGTGCAATTGCGGCGGCATCGAACTTGAACGGCACCGTGACATTGCAGCCGCGCGCGGCGTTGCCCTGCTCCGCGGCTTCTCGCCGGAAGCCGGCGACGCCTTCGGCAAAGGCGCCGATCGGCACGAGCCGGCGGGTGTATTCCAGCTCCTGGCCGCAGAGCTCGGCAAATCGGGCATGGATGCGCGGCGAGCGGCTGTGCTCGACGGGGTTGCCCATTACGCAGTACAGGTCCATGGCGCCGTGATTCGCAGTCGTTGCTATTGGGTTGCTATTGAGAAGAGAGCTCGATGGTTTCGTCGCGCGTGAACTTGAAGCGCGACTGCAGCACGATCTGGTCGGTCTGCTTGCGCATCGCATCGGTGAACTTGCCGAAGTTGCCGATGCTGTGCACGATCGCCTTGGCGCGCCGGTCGAGCGTGGTGTCGCCCGAGCTTTCATCGACCACGGTGTCGAGGATCTTGCCGTCGTGGTTGATGGTGATCGTCATCTTGAGCTGGCCGTAGAGCTTCTTGCCGGCCGCCGTGGGAAAGTTCTCGGTGCCCCGCACCTCGATGCGGCGGCGCAGTGTGTCCACGTAGATGGCATAGGCCGCCTCGCGTGTGGAAGGGCTCAGGTAGCGCTTCTTGGGGCGTGCGTTTTCTTCGTTCACGCGCCGTTCGATTTCGGCCAGCAGCTCGACCATCTGGCGCCGCTTTTCCTCGCGGGCCACGGCTTCCTTCGGGTCGCCCGAAACGCGTGGATCGGGCGCGGGCATGGCGGCCAGGTCGCGCTTGAGCTGCGCGAGCAGCTGCATCTGCTGCGCCTGCATGGCCTCGACCTGGCGCTGCGCTTCCTCGGCGGAGTCGCCCACGGCGGTAAAGCTCGACGGCGGCAGCGGGCTTGTGGCGCGGCCCCGTTCGAGGTCGCCGCCGCCGGCCAGCGAGGTTTGCGCCATCACGCGGGCCGTGGCGTCGGGTTTGTCGTTGGTCTTGCTGTTGACCAGGATCACCTCGAGCGGCGTGTCGCTGAAGACCCGGTTGAACGATTCAGGGTCGACGAAGCGCACCGTCAGAAGCGCGGCGTGCGCGATGATCGACACACCGAGTGCAATCTGCAGCGTGCTCAGATCCCTGAAGTTCATTGACGACGCTCCTCGCGGCTCATTGAATGGTTTTTATGTTCCGCGCGGCGCTCACGCCGGCGTGTTCTCCGGTGCCGGCTCGCTGTCGGTAAGGTCGACCGCAATCGCGATGGGACCGGCCACTTCTTCTTCCTCGTCGCCGCTTTCCTCGTCGGCTGCGGCATCCGCCTTGGGCGCATCGAGGCGCTCGAGCACCGTGCCGTGCACGTCGAGCGCAATTTCGTCGATCTCGCCGAGCTTCACGCGCAGGCGCGCACCGCGCTCCTGCTGGCCCGCCACCGGGAACACCAGCGGCAGCGTGTCCGCACGCACCAGCGCGCCGTTCTGTATGTCCTTGATGACAGTGACTTCAAGCTCGGTGATGCCTTGCTGCTCCAGGTACTTGAGCGTCCAGAAGCGTTCCATGCCGCCCTGATAGGCGTTGTAGGTTGCGTAGGCGGCGTCGAAGCCCGAGAGAATCGAGAACAGGTCGGCGTCCTTCGGCTTGAAGGGTGCGGCCAGCGCGGCCGTCTTGCCGTGGCGGGCGGCCGCAATGATCTGCCACTGGTTCACGAGGTCGGTATAGCGGCGCAGCGGCGAGGTGCTCCAGGCGTAGCTCTTCACGCCCAGGCCCGCATGCGGCAATGCCCGCGTGCCCATGCGCACCTTGATGCCCGGCGCCAGGCTCGCCTGGCTGCGGTAGAGGCCGGGCACGCCGAGTTCGCCGAGCCAGCCGCCCCAGCTGCTGTTGGCCAGGATCATGGCCTCGGACACGATCAGGTCGAGCGGCGCACCGCGTTGGCGCGTGGTGATCTGCACCTGCTCGCTGCCATCCGGCTCGCCGTCATTGCCGACCAGGCGAAAGTTGTAGTCGGGCCGGTTGAAGTTCTCGGGCTTGCCGCGCACCACTTCGCGCTGGGCCTTCAGCTGCTTTGCGAGACGGAACAGGAAGGAGAGCGGGGCACGCAGCTTTGCAGCAGCCTCCGGCGTGTTCTCGTTCGTGAAAGACGCGTCTTCGAGCCAGGGCTGGGTGACGATGCTGTCGAGTTGGTCGTGGCGCAGATTGGCCACGATGGGCACGCGTTCGAGCTTGGTCTCGCTGGACTGCAGTTCGAGCGTGGCTTCGTCGAAGCGCACGTAGAGCGACACGGCCGGCCGGTCGCCGCCTTCGAGCAGCGTGTAGGCGTTGACCACCTCGTCGGGCAGCATGGTGATCTTGTGGCCCGGCATGTAGACCGTGGACATGCGTGCGCGCGCCACCTGGTCGATGGCGCTGCCCGGCGTGAGCGCAAGGCCCGGCGCGGCAATATGGATGCCGACCGTGACGGTGCCGCTGCCCAGGCCCTGCACCGACAGCGCATCGTCGATTTCAGTGGTTTGCGAATCGTCGATCGAGAAAGCCTGCACGCCGTCGGCCAGCGGCAGGTCGTCGGCGATGGCGGGCGCGGCGAGCGCCGGAAAACCCGTGCCTTTCGGAAAATTCTCGAAAAGGAAGCGGCGCCAGTGAAACTGGTAGGGCGAATCGATGGCGCCGGCGCGCTCCAGCAGTTCGAGCGGCGGGCGCTGCGTGGCGCGCGCGGCGTCGACCACGGCCTTGTACTCGGGCGCGTTCTTGTCGGGCTTGAACAGGATCTTGTAGAGCTGCTCGCGAATCGGCTGCGGGCACACGCCTTCGGCCAGCTGCCCGGCCCACTCGACGATTTGCGCCTGGACGACTTTTTTCTTTTCGATGGCGGCCAGCGCCTGCTGCACGATTTCGGCCGGCGCCTTCTTGAAGCGCCCTTTGCCTGCGCGGCGAAAGTAGTGCGGTGCCTCGAACAGCGCGAACAGCGCGGCGGCCTGCTGTGCGAGCGTGGGCTTGTCGCTGAAATAGTCGGCCGCGAGTTCTGCAAAGCCGAATTCGCCTTCGGCCGCAAACTCCCATGCGAGGTCGAGGTCCATTGTGGCGGCGATGGCGCGCGCTTCGGCAATCAGCTCGGCCGGGGCCGGCTTCTCGAAACGCAACACGATATTGGCGCCCTTGACCTTGAGGCGCTTGCCGGTGTCGAGCTCGACCTGCGCCGATGCTTCGGCCTCCGACAGCACGCGGCCGCCGAGGTACTTGCCGGCTTCTTCAAACAATACAAACATGAGCCGATTGTCCCACGCTGGACCCGGCCCGCCGCTCGGCGCCGGAGGACTTCAGACCGGGTTGATGAAGTCGATGACGTCGTCCAGATGGTTCTGCTCGAAATCGGACAGCGCGTGGTCGCCTCCCTCGAGCAGCTTGATGTTGCTATCGGGGTAGCGTGCGGACATTTCGTGCCAGTCGAGCGCCTCGTCGCCCTTGGCGATGATGGCCAGCACGCGCTCGGGGCGCGTGAGGGCGCCAACCTCCATGGTGCGCAGCTCCTGGATGTACTCGGGCCGGAAATAGAAGTGCTCGGCCGGGTCCTGCCACGTGGTCTGGTCGCCGATATAGAGCTGCAGGTCGCGCGCGGGGTGCACGGCGGGGTTGAGCAGCACGGTGCGGCAGCGCGTCATTCCCGCAACGTAGGTGGCATAGAAGCCGCCGAGCGATGAACCGACCACGGCCATCGACTTGCGCGGCCAGTCGGCAATGCCTTTCATCACCATGTCGATCGCTTCGCGCGGAGAGGGTGGCAACTGCGGGCACCACCACTGCAGGTTGGGGTGCTCCAGCGCCACGCGCCGCGCCATCAGCCGCGCCTTGGTCGAGCGGGGCGAGGAGCGGAAACCGTGCAGATACAACAGGTGAGTGGTTTTCGGATCCATGCGAGGCGGAGACTGAAAATGTTGCGTTCGACGCAACTCCATAGAAGGAGCCGGGTAATTTTGCATGAGGTCCTCGTGCGGGGCGCGGGTGCCGGTGAGGGCTCTCGCATGCAGGCTTCGTGCGGGGAGGTGAATGTTTACCACTGGAATCTCCGGCCCGCGGGATTTTTCTGCATCCGATCGGGCGCGGGCCGTGTCCCGGAACCCGAAAGTACTCAGCTGATGCACCAGGAATGGCCAAGTTCGCCTGGTGCTGTTGCGTTTTTGCAAGCGGCGCGAAGTTTCGCGGCCCGGGATCGATGCCTGCATCCCATGAAGATGGGAGGTGCCGCGGCCTTTTGAATCGATGTGGCGGCTTATGCTAAGCCCATGAATATCGAGGCTCCTGATCCTGGAACGGCACGCCGCTGGGGCGTGCTCGTGGTCGAGGACGACAGCCGCGCGCGTGCCTTCTTCGAGGCCAGCGTGCAGCGCAGCGCAAGCCTCTTCTGGCTTGGAAGCGCCGGCACCGTGCATGAGGCATTGGCATGGCTTGCGCAGACCGCCACCATTCCCGACGTGCTGCTGGTCGATCTCGGCATGCCCGACGGCAGCGGGCTGGACGTGATCCGCGAGGCCGTCGCGCGCTTTCCGGGCTGCGAACCGCTGGTGATCTCGGTCTTCGGCGACGAGGAAAACGTGCTTTCCAGCATCGAGGCCGGCGCTGTCGGCTACATCCACAAGGACGCGGCACCCGAGGACATCGCGCAGACCATCGTCGAGATGAAGGCCGGTGCGTCCCCGATCTCGCCCATGATCGCGCGGCGGGTGCTTGCCAAGTACCGCAGCCTGCAGACGGCGGGCACGCCCGCCGCGGCAGTGCCCCAGGCGGCCATCGACAGCACGGCGCCCAGCCTGCTCTCCGCCCGTGAACATGAAGTGCTGACGCTGATCGCGCGCGGCTTCTCCTATGCGGAAATCGCCCGGCTCAAGGGGTTGAGCGTGCACACGGTGCAAACCCACATCAAGAATCTCTACGGCAAGCTGGCGGTGCATTCCAAGAGCGAGGCGGTGTTCGAAGCGACGCGCCTCGGCCTGCTGTCCCACCCCGGGTGAGCCGTGTGGCGGGGCGCATGTTCGCAAGGCCGTGGAGGGCGCTGTTCGCGCTCTGGCTTGCGGTAGTCCTGCTGGCGCCGGCGGTTGCCGCGGCGGCGGATGGCCCCCTTGAGCTGCGCAGCGGCACGGCGACCGTCACCGTCGACGGCGCCACGCGGACAGCGCCCGTCGAGCTTTCCTACCATTGGGATCGCCAGCACCGGGGGCGCCCCGGCTTCGCGAGCTTCGAACTGCCTTTCACGCTCGACGCCGCGCCCGAGACGCCATGGGGCATCTTCATTCCGCGGGCCGGTAACGTCCTCGAGGTGTCGCTCAACGACGCATTGCTGCAGGTGTACGGCGATCTGGACCGCGGCAACGGGCCCGACTACGCCAAGGCGCCCATCTATGTGCCGATTCCGGGGCATTTGCTGAAAGCAGGCGACAACCGCTTGCAGATTCGCATCCGCGCCGACGGCGCCCGGCGGGCCGGGCTTTCACGCGTGACGATCGGGCCGGCTACCCCCGTGCGCACCGAGCTTTTCGAAACCGCCTATGGCTGGCGCTTTACGGGCTCGGTGCTCCTGAGTGCCTTCAGCCTCATCGTCGGCGGCATTGCACTGGCGCTGTGGCTCACCCAGGTGGACGCCGACGCGGTGGGGCGGCATCGGCGCGACGGCATCTATTTCTGGACGGCGCTCGCCGAATTCTGCTGGGCGCTGCGCGTGGCCGACGGCGTGATTGCCGAACCGCCTCTGCCTTGGCCGGCCTGGGGTGTGCTCATGGCCGCCTGCTATGCCGGCTGGGCGGCGTCCGCCATGATGTTCTGCTACCACCTGGCGGGCTGGGACCACAGGTCCCGCATGCGCTGGCTGCGGTGGCCAATGGCGGGAGTGGTTGCCGGAACGGTCGCCGCAAGCTCGATGGCGCTGTTCCGCGAGGAGCCGTATTGGCTTACCGGCTGGCTTGCGGCGGAGATCGTGTTCATCGCGCTGTTCGTCTGCGCCTTCGTGGTGGCGACTGTGCGGCGACCGAACCTGGGGCTCCTGCTGGTGGCGGCCGCCGCGCTGGCAACGCTGGGCTTCGGCATCCGGGACTGGCTGGTGATCCGCCTGAGCGACGCCTACGGCGAAACCACCTGGGTGCGCTATTCCTCCGTGTTCTTCGGTATTGCGCTGCTGCTGATCGTGCTGCGTCGCTTTCGCGCCGCCAGCATCGAAGCGCGCGGCTCGGTGGCGGCGCTGGCCCAGCGGGTGGCGCAGCGCGAACGCGAGCTCGCATCGACCTTCGCGGCGCTGGAGCAGGTGGCGCGCGACCAGGCCCGCACCCACGAGCGCGAACGCATCCTGCGCGACATGCACGACGGCGTGGGCTCGCACATCAGCTCGGCCATCCGGCAACTGCAGTCCGGCCAAGCCAGCTCCGAAGAGCTGCTGCGCACGCTGCGCGACTCCCTCGACCAGCTCAAGCTCTCGATCGACTCCATTCACCTGCCGCCGGGCGACGTGGGCGCCCTGCTGGCAGCGCTGCGCTACCGGCTGGAGCCGCGCCTGGCGGCCGCGGGCATCCGGCTGGAGTGGGGCGTGGAAGAGGTGCCGACGGTAAAGGGGCTCGATGCGCAAGGCATGCGGCAATTGCAGTTCCTGCTGTTCGAGGCGGTTTCCAACGTGATGCAGCATGCCCAGGCAAAGACGCTGCGGATCGAGTCGGAAGCGCCGGCCGGAAAGGTGCAGTTGCGCGTGATCGATGACGGCCGGGGTTTCGACGCGTCCCAGGTGCCGCGGGCGCTCACGGAGCGTGCCGGCGCCGTCGGCGCGCGGCTGGCGGTCGAAAGCCGACCGGGACGCACGGTCGTTCAGTTCGAATTCGACTGACCGGGCGTGCCGGGCGCGGATAATCCAGCCCATGTCCGCCGTGTTCAATCAGCCCTCCCTGGCGCGCCGCGTCGCGCCCATCTTCCAGGGGTTCGACGGCTTTCTGGCTTTTGCCGTGCTGTTGCTGGCGTTCGCCGGGTTGCTGACGATGTATTCGTCCGGCTACGACCACGGCTCGCGTTTTGCCGACCACGGCCGCAACATGCTGCTGGCGGGCTTCATCATGTTCGTGGTGGCCCAGGTGCCGCCGCAGCGCCTCATGATGTTCGCGGTGCCGGTGTATGTGACGGGCGTGGCGCTGTTGATTGCGGTTGCGCTCTTCGGAATCACGAAGAAGGGCGCCACGCGCTGGATCAACCTCGGCGTGGTGATCCAGCCGAGCGAAATCCTCAAGATCGCGATGCCGCTGATGCTGGCCTGGTGGTTCCAGCGCCGTGAAGGCCAGTTGCGGCCGCTCGATTTTGTGGTGGCGACAGTGTTGCTGGCCATCCCGGTCGGGCTCATCATGAAGCAGCCCGACCTGGGCACTTCGCTGCTGGTGCTCGCTGCCGGCCTGGCCGTGATCTTTTTCGCCGGGCTCCCGTGGAAGCTCATCGTGCCGCCGGTGGTGATCGGCGCCCTGGCCATCACGCTGATCGTGAGCTTCGAGTCGCGGCTGTGCGCGGAGGGCGTCGACTGGCGGGTGCTGCACGACTATCAGAAGCAGCGCGTTTGCACCCTGCTCGACCCCAGCAAGGACCCGCTGGGCAAGGGCTTTCATATCATCCAGGGAATGATCGCCATCGGCTCGGGAGGAGTGGGCGGCAAGGGGTTCATGCAGGGAACGCAGACGCATCTCGAATTCATTCCCGAGCGCACCACCGACTTCATCTTTGCGGCCTATTCCGAAGAATTCGGCCTCGTGGGCAACCTGGCGCTGATTGCCGCCTTCATCCTGCTGATCTTCCGCGGCCTGGCCATCGCGGCCAGCGCCACGAGCCTGTTCTCGCGGCTGCTGGCGGGGGCGGTGACGATGATTTTCTTCACCTACGCCTTCGTCAACATGGGCATGGTCAGCGGCATCCTGCCCGTGGTGGGCGTGCCGCTGCCATTCATCAGCTACGGCGGCACTGCGATGGTCACGCTGGGGCTGGGGCTGGGCATCCTGATGTCCATCGCGCGTGCCAGGAAGCTT containing:
- a CDS encoding DUF2809 domain-containing protein gives rise to the protein MIRGMRWRFDPLSLVWAVALFVVLVLLATVGARWGWLRSFFGDVLVVAWVYVVFKTFIAARVLPLALAALALGLAVELGQFLASAWHLHIPNRALRIVLGSTADWWDVVAYLIGFAAVLAIEALCGAVRATRPTACAPRWSKPVR
- a CDS encoding transglycosylase domain-containing protein, whose amino-acid sequence is MKGLLRLIASLLVAAVALELFFVARIAAMAVIAPQSTAFQRSEAWQIAIHQGSKGAWRQEWVPYAQISDNLKRAVIASEDADFIDHNGVEWEAIERARQRNAKAEELAARRAARAIARGKPVRPVQLRGGSTITQQLAKNLLLSGERTLLRKGQELVLAMTLEVLLDKRRILEIYLNNVEWGEGVFGAEAAAQYYFRKPASRLSAGEAARLAVMLPSPKFFERRLGSSSYLSGRASTIVARMPSAELP
- the aroE gene encoding shikimate dehydrogenase gives rise to the protein MDLYCVMGNPVEHSRSPRIHARFAELCGQELEYTRRLVPIGAFAEGVAGFRREAAEQGNAARGCNVTVPFKFDAAAIAQHTSERALLAQAVNMLRFEADGSVHADNTDGIGLVNDIVRNAAVPLAGSELLLIGAGGAAAGVLGPLLDAGASRIVVANRTVGKAMALVQRHAALALRHGATLEAWALDEVPGNFDVVINATASSLAGDAVPVRAQVLRPGALAVDLMYGSAAAGFIAWAEAHGAVGRDGLGMLVQQAAEAFEAWRGVRPPAAQVLAELRASIAAGQ
- a CDS encoding energy transducer TonB codes for the protein MNFRDLSTLQIALGVSIIAHAALLTVRFVDPESFNRVFSDTPLEVILVNSKTNDKPDATARVMAQTSLAGGGDLERGRATSPLPPSSFTAVGDSAEEAQRQVEAMQAQQMQLLAQLKRDLAAMPAPDPRVSGDPKEAVAREEKRRQMVELLAEIERRVNEENARPKKRYLSPSTREAAYAIYVDTLRRRIEVRGTENFPTAAGKKLYGQLKMTITINHDGKILDTVVDESSGDTTLDRRAKAIVHSIGNFGKFTDAMRKQTDQIVLQSRFKFTRDETIELSSQ
- a CDS encoding ribonuclease catalytic domain-containing protein; this translates as MFVLFEEAGKYLGGRVLSEAEASAQVELDTGKRLKVKGANIVLRFEKPAPAELIAEARAIAATMDLDLAWEFAAEGEFGFAELAADYFSDKPTLAQQAAALFALFEAPHYFRRAGKGRFKKAPAEIVQQALAAIEKKKVVQAQIVEWAGQLAEGVCPQPIREQLYKILFKPDKNAPEYKAVVDAARATQRPPLELLERAGAIDSPYQFHWRRFLFENFPKGTGFPALAAPAIADDLPLADGVQAFSIDDSQTTEIDDALSVQGLGSGTVTVGIHIAAPGLALTPGSAIDQVARARMSTVYMPGHKITMLPDEVVNAYTLLEGGDRPAVSLYVRFDEATLELQSSETKLERVPIVANLRHDQLDSIVTQPWLEDASFTNENTPEAAAKLRAPLSFLFRLAKQLKAQREVVRGKPENFNRPDYNFRLVGNDGEPDGSEQVQITTRQRGAPLDLIVSEAMILANSSWGGWLGELGVPGLYRSQASLAPGIKVRMGTRALPHAGLGVKSYAWSTSPLRRYTDLVNQWQIIAAARHGKTAALAAPFKPKDADLFSILSGFDAAYATYNAYQGGMERFWTLKYLEQQGITELEVTVIKDIQNGALVRADTLPLVFPVAGQQERGARLRVKLGEIDEIALDVHGTVLERLDAPKADAAADEESGDEEEEVAGPIAIAVDLTDSEPAPENTPA
- a CDS encoding YqiA/YcfP family alpha/beta fold hydrolase, producing the protein MDPKTTHLLYLHGFRSSPRSTKARLMARRVALEHPNLQWWCPQLPPSPREAIDMVMKGIADWPRKSMAVVGSSLGGFYATYVAGMTRCRTVLLNPAVHPARDLQLYIGDQTTWQDPAEHFYFRPEYIQELRTMEVGALTRPERVLAIIAKGDEALDWHEMSARYPDSNIKLLEGGDHALSDFEQNHLDDVIDFINPV
- a CDS encoding response regulator transcription factor, whose translation is MNIEAPDPGTARRWGVLVVEDDSRARAFFEASVQRSASLFWLGSAGTVHEALAWLAQTATIPDVLLVDLGMPDGSGLDVIREAVARFPGCEPLVISVFGDEENVLSSIEAGAVGYIHKDAAPEDIAQTIVEMKAGASPISPMIARRVLAKYRSLQTAGTPAAAVPQAAIDSTAPSLLSAREHEVLTLIARGFSYAEIARLKGLSVHTVQTHIKNLYGKLAVHSKSEAVFEATRLGLLSHPG
- a CDS encoding sensor histidine kinase — translated: MFARPWRALFALWLAVVLLAPAVAAAADGPLELRSGTATVTVDGATRTAPVELSYHWDRQHRGRPGFASFELPFTLDAAPETPWGIFIPRAGNVLEVSLNDALLQVYGDLDRGNGPDYAKAPIYVPIPGHLLKAGDNRLQIRIRADGARRAGLSRVTIGPATPVRTELFETAYGWRFTGSVLLSAFSLIVGGIALALWLTQVDADAVGRHRRDGIYFWTALAEFCWALRVADGVIAEPPLPWPAWGVLMAACYAGWAASAMMFCYHLAGWDHRSRMRWLRWPMAGVVAGTVAASSMALFREEPYWLTGWLAAEIVFIALFVCAFVVATVRRPNLGLLLVAAAALATLGFGIRDWLVIRLSDAYGETTWVRYSSVFFGIALLLIVLRRFRAASIEARGSVAALAQRVAQRERELASTFAALEQVARDQARTHERERILRDMHDGVGSHISSAIRQLQSGQASSEELLRTLRDSLDQLKLSIDSIHLPPGDVGALLAALRYRLEPRLAAAGIRLEWGVEEVPTVKGLDAQGMRQLQFLLFEAVSNVMQHAQAKTLRIESEAPAGKVQLRVIDDGRGFDASQVPRALTERAGAVGARLAVESRPGRTVVQFEFD
- the rodA gene encoding rod shape-determining protein RodA; this encodes MSAVFNQPSLARRVAPIFQGFDGFLAFAVLLLAFAGLLTMYSSGYDHGSRFADHGRNMLLAGFIMFVVAQVPPQRLMMFAVPVYVTGVALLIAVALFGITKKGATRWINLGVVIQPSEILKIAMPLMLAWWFQRREGQLRPLDFVVATVLLAIPVGLIMKQPDLGTSLLVLAAGLAVIFFAGLPWKLIVPPVVIGALAITLIVSFESRLCAEGVDWRVLHDYQKQRVCTLLDPSKDPLGKGFHIIQGMIAIGSGGVGGKGFMQGTQTHLEFIPERTTDFIFAAYSEEFGLVGNLALIAAFILLIFRGLAIAASATSLFSRLLAGAVTMIFFTYAFVNMGMVSGILPVVGVPLPFISYGGTAMVTLGLGLGILMSIARARKLSQS